A stretch of DNA from Vibrio sp. ED004:
CAATGGAGTTCGCCAGAGCACGACTTTGGCGAATGCGTCTATCCGCTTCGATGGTACTTTGCACACGAGTTAACAAGGTTTGCAGTGCAGAGATCTCTTCGTTAGAGAACATCTGATCGTTGCTCTTGTGTGATGATACCAACACGTGCGTGACCGATTTCCCCTGACCAAACAGAGGCATTACCAAGGCCGTGTTGTTCGAACTCATCTTCTCATAGAGAGCCTTGATCGAACGTTTTGCTGGCGCAGTGTAATCGAGCTCTTCAGACAGTTCGTCGAAGACCAAAACAGACTTGTTGGTCGATAAGTAGTCTTCGTAGAAAGTCTCGTTGTAGTTGCTGTTAACAAGGCGCAGTTTGTCTTCTGGGATTTGCAGTAGGCTACCCAAACGACGCATCGCATCATCAATTGATAGCTTGAAATCTTCTTCTAAAGCAAGGATTTGCTGTACTGGTGTTTTCTTGTTCCCGTAGACAAAGAAGGAGGCATAACGGCTCACGCGTTTATAAAGTACATGCCAAGTAATGCCTATTAGCGCGCAGATTGGAATGGCGATTAGCCATTGATTATCTTCGGTCAGCGGGATGAATATCGCACCAAACGGTATCACTAAAATAGCACACACTAACAGGGCGTTCAGGCTCATGTACGCAAGGTATTTCACGCTGTAGAAACGAGATGTCAGCAGGGCATACCCAACGAACAACATCTCACTAATAGACAAGGCGGGTGGTAGCCAAGTCAGTGAGAAATCACGCAAGAAGTAAGTCATACCTAGGTGGATCGTTGCTGTAGACAGCATGAACACCAAGATACCTGCAATCATATAGTTGGTTTTGGTCAGCGTGAGCTTACTGCTGTTAGCGCGCATTGCTACTAGGTTACCCAGTGTCAGTACCACAAAGCTGATCATACCGATGAAGAAGTACGAAGTGTGCGGGCCAAATTCAATCACGAACTGACTTGGGCCAACAATGATAACGTCTTCAACGGTTAAGCCCGGGCTTAAATTAATAAACAGGAGTAGACGGTTAGAGTGACGAAAATCGCTTGTTGCCACAGGCGCACCTTACCGTTGCGTTGCTCGGCGGCAAGCTGACACGAGAAGTAATACGCAAAGGCAAACGCAAAGAAAGAGGCGAGGTTGGCAAATTTGGCTGCAAACACAGCCGCTGATGGCCCAAGCTCTGGCAACAAGTCAGTATGGAAGTAAGCATTACTGCTTATCCACGCAACAATACAGACCGAGTAGGCGATGTAGGCAACGTGATGTGTCCCTGCGATCGCTTCGCTTTTTAGTTTCAGACGGTAGCAATAGTAGAGTAACCACATCACGACCACAGCAACCGTCGCAAGAAGCGTTATCGCTTTGGCGTGGATGATGGCTTCTAAGCCGAAATCAAACATGTTCGTCCTTATTTACCGAGCTTGGCTGTTGCAGAGAGTCTGGTTGTTGAACAGAGCTTAATTTTTCTGCTGAGCCAAACTTTCTGCTGTTACGCACGGCGCGTTTGTAGCCCTTAAAATCGGTGTCATTGAATACGTTGACCATCAATTCGAAATTCCAAAAGCCACGGTAAATGGTGGTGCCATCATCGTTCAATTCGCAATATCCCGAATGGAAATACGCTTTTGGGTCAATAGCTTGATAAAACTGAAGCATGAAAGGTTGTTCAATGATGGTGAAGCCAATTTTGTAGCCAACTTGATGTAAGACGCTCATCAGCTCTTTTTGAGCGAGATAGAGGAAGTAGAGTTTTTGTTGGGTATTTCCACTGACGGTTAAGCGCAGAACTTCACATATGGCTCGAGTTTCGGATAGTTGTAACTGAAACTGATTATCGAATTTTGGCAGAGAATCACACTTTGACAATATCGGTGGCGTGAATAGCTGTAACCCTGAAAGTGAATCGTAACCATGATTTGGTAAGCAGTATTGCCAGTGATCATTGCTGAACGGCGGCGCGTAGCTTAGCCAGGTTTCATTTTTTGACCAGTCTTGAATCAATGCGGAAGAGACTAATGTCGGGAAGGCTTCATCGTCTGGGTGTTTGAGCAGAATAAAGTGCTTACCCGTTTGTGACAGATGTAATAAAGGCAGCATCTCAAACCATTTTTCACCCTTGATGAAAACCTCAAGGTTGCTCAAAGCGATGGCATCACTGATAGGCATCCCTTGTGGGTGACTGGGTGTTTGCACCACAAGTTGATCATCTTCTATCTGATCGATGATCGCACTGTAGTAAGCGCTGTCTTTAATCGGCAGAACGATACCAGAGGGGGAACGACTATCGAGCGGCGACTTTGCCTTAATGGCAGCAATTTCGCATTCACACCAAAAGTCTAACCAATGCATGTAACACTGACTTGCCGCTTTCTCTAACAATGCCATCTCGGTCGATAAGCTACTTGGATAGCGTTGAATGAGATCGCGATAGTCCATCAATTCAAATAAAACGGAGAGGCTTTTGTGTTGATGTTCTGGGAAGAACGATTCCAATAGTCGTCTACGGTAGTCTGTGACGGTTTGGAAAAGCGCAGTGCGATCTTGTGGCTGATAAGTGTTGATCACGAGCTCGATCAGCGCGTGTTGTTTCTTTTCGATAGCCAGACTGCTAGCCAACAGTGAGACTAAAGACGACGTTAATTCCATGGTGTTAACCTAGCCTAGGTTTATAATTATTTTTATTGGATTTGCACTCGTTAACCAGACACGAATTGTTATTAAGTTATTTGATATAAAGTTACCTTGTTGAGATTGAGTAACTCTAATTGTGTCTATTGTTTTTAAAAACAAGTTGCATAATCGAGCGCAAGTTTACTACTTGCGCATCCCCTTAACAACAGAACATTCACTAGTTTATAAATTGCTAAATTAGAACATTCTCAATCACTTAGAGCCTAACCTTGCTCCGATTCTGACCTGTATCAATTGAGCATAATCCTTTGAATTTATAAATTAACGTAAAATATCTATTTTTTGAACCAAGCTCATAAATCATACGCAACTGAATTCACCTTGTTAATCGTAAGGAATATAACGGCGAGCCAAAATATATAATTAACTAATGAGTGTTGTATGTCTCATAACCGTTTATTTCCACGTCATCGTTTGGCTCTCGCTTGCATGCTGGCCAGTGTTTCCAGTTTCTCCTTTGCTCAAAGTCAGTGTGAGGTGCTTGATCTTCAGCAGGCGTCTGACCTTGCTCTCGCTGTCTCATCAGCTGATAACAGTTGCTATGGCGCTTGGTTCTCTGCTCAAGAGAGTTCGTTAAACAATATCTATAGCGAAGCGAGCCTAAGCCGTATTCAAGTAGCACTTAACCTAGAAATTGCCCGTTACCGAGGTGATGCTGAACAGGCTCGTAAACTTGAAAACCTTGGCGAATTTGTTCGCGCCGCTTATTACGTTCGTTATAACGCGCGAGCGCAGGATTTTTCCGAGGCGTTGAGCCAGCGTTTCGCTCAATCTATTAATGCTTTTCTGGCGAACCCTAATGCATTCGATCAAGGCCGCGAGCAAGTTGGAGCGATGAAAAGTCTGACGTTGATGGTCGATAATGTTAAGCAACTTCCACTGACTATTGATGCGCAACTTGCGGCATTGAATCACTTTAACCGCGAAACAGCGCAGGATTCACAATGGGTCGATGGTCTTAATAATCTATTCCGAGCAATGGCAGGGCACGCCGCTCGAGATGACTTCTACGATTACATGGCAAACCACACCCAACATATCGATACGCTGTCGGCATTCGCTGGTGATAACACGTGGGCGTTGAATACAGAGGCGAGCTTTCTGGTTTATAACGCCGTGCGTGAAACAGGCCGCTTGTTAGCCAGTCCGGATAAAGCGACCAAAGACAAAGCGATGCGGGTTATGCAGCAAGTGATGGCGCAAAACCCACTGGGCACCGAGCACGATAAGCTATGGCTAGCGGCCGTTGAAATGATGAGTTACTTCGCACCCGAAGGTTTGAATGGGTTAGACCTAGAACAAGCGAAACGCGACTTGGCAACGCGTGTACTTCCCCATCGTTATGAGTGCCAAGGGCCTGCGATTATTCGCTCTCAAGATCTTACCGAGTCACAAGCGGTGGAGGCGTGTGATGTGTTGGCTGCCAAAGAGGCCGACTTCCACCAAGTCGCGAATACGGGTCAACAACCTGTCGCTGATGATAATAACGAGCGAGTTGAAGTCGCGGTGTTTGGCAACAAAGGTAGTTACATTGATTATTCATCGTTCTTGTTTGGCAATACCACAGACAATGGCGGTCAGTATTTAGAGGGTAATCCTGCAGAAGTCGGCAACGTCGCACGTTTTGTGGCTTATCGCCACGCCAATGGTGATGATCTTTCTATTCTCAATTTAGAGCATGAATACACTCACTATCTTGATGCGCGCTTTAACCAATACGGTTCATTCAACGACAACCTAGCACATGGTTATGTGGTGTGGTGGTTAGAAGGCTTTGCCGAATTTATGCATTACAAACAAGGCTACGATGCAGCGATTAGTTTGATTAGCAGCGGGAAGATGAGCCTGTCGGATGTGCTTGCGACTACTTACTCCCATGATTCCAATCGAATATATCGCTGGGGATACTTGGCGGTACGCTTCATGCTGGAAGAGCATCCTCAAGAGGTGCTAGGTTTATTGGCATTGTCTCGCACTGGTCAATTCTCCGAATGGGCACAACAAGTAAAAGTGCTAGGGCAGCAATACAACGGCGAGTTTGAGCGTTGGTTAGACGCGGTTTCAAGTGAACCCACAGAGCCTACAGAACCGACAGATCCTACGCAACCAACAGACCAAGCCATAGTGCTTGCAGCAAACCAGAGTGTGGTGTTGAGTGGCGAGGCGTATAGCGAGCAGTTGTTCTATGTTGATATTCCAGACAACACGACGCATTTTGAAGTGTCTATACAGGGGCAAACTCAAGGTGATGCTGACCTCTACATGAGCTACAACAAATCTGCACATTACTACGACTTTGAATTCAGTCAATACGGCAATGCCAGTAATGAAGTGGTGACGTTTGAACAAGAATCTTCGGGTTACATCAAGTCGGGTCGTTACTACATGAGTGTTACGGGGCGTACCGATTTTAATGAGGTGTCGCTAACGGCATCGGTAGTCACAGAAACGCCAACGCCTCCAACTCAACAGCAAGATGATTTAACGCCCGTGGTATTGGAGTCCGGTCAGGCTCAATTGCTTACGGTGCACCAACGACGTTATGCCGCTGTCTATGTACCAGAAGGCGTACAAGAGGTGCGAGTGTGGCTGCACGATAAGAGCGACAATACGGAAAACGAACAGTCGAATGCGGGTAACGTTGATCTGTTCGCTAGTCATTCATACTGGCCAACAGCAGGGCAGCATGACTACGCGTCTGATTACCGTGGAAGCAATGAGTACCTGCAAATTCCTGTAACAGAAGAAGGCTATATACACTTCTTATTGAGTGCAGAGCAGCAAGGGGATGATGTCGAGATGTTGGTGTATTTTCACTAACAGAACAGGCATTAGGCAATAACACTAGAAAAGAGGCATTGCCCTAAACTGCATTAACGACAACGTCACTAAACTAAATGGTTAAATATCAATAAAGTAGACGGATAAAAGCCGGGCATCAGTGTCCGGCTTTGTTTTTCTGACAATCTTCTGTGTTTATAGAGTAGTTACACCATAATCTCTGATGAAGTGATGACATTCGAGGTTTAAGCTGGTCTGCATATGAAACATCATTGCGAGTAACCTATCGCAAGTGATAGAGGTAGAGATAACTTATGAAGAAAGTACTATTGGTAACCATATTTAGTGTCGCTGCGTTAGCAGGGTGTAGTCAGAAATCTGAGGTCCCAGAACAGTCACAAGAGACTCCGAATCCGATCTGTAGCACTAAGAACCTGACAGGTGGTTGGTCACAAAGCGATATCACCCCAGAAGCCAAGCAAGCTTTAGATGTGGTTCTCGGACAAATGAATACATCAGCAAAGCTCGAAAAAATCTTGAGCGTTCGCACTCAAGTAGTCGCGGGTTTGAACTACGCGATCGAGTTTGAAATGGATAATGGTCAGGTGTGGAATACTGTTGTTTATCGTTCACTTCAAGGTGATCTCGAAATGATGCAGGCTGCACAGCAAGGTCGTTTGTGCCAATAAGCTCGCTTAACGAATAAGAAAAATGGCTCCCAATTGGGAGCCATTTTTGATTCTAATTAAGGTCAGCTTATTACGTCCAATAGAAGACGTTCCTAATCCGTTAGCGCTGGTTCAGAAAGCTCTGGTTCAGAAATATTGGGCTCAGACAGTTCTTGTACACACGCTCGGCTGATATCTTCATCAATGTAAGCCATTCCCAGCTTGTTCAAGTAATCCATACGATCAGCAGTGCGAAGCTCAATATCAGGGCCTGCGACGTTGTTCTCTTGATAAACCTTAGCCATGTGAGCCATGAATTGCTCGCCCACACTCATCATTAACAGGCTCATCGCACCCACGTCCGGTCTTACTTTGGCATGCTGTTTTTCAGACAGGTTTACCGCTAACACGATAGGTTGTTCTTCTCCTTCGAAACGAACACTGCGCTCACGAACGGTTTGTTGCGCCCAGTAATACGCCAGCTCTTTACTCTGAGTCAGGAACACAGGTTCAACCGACTCGGTGTAGTTATTGCCAATCGTTGCCATGGTTTTTGAAGCGGCCTCATTGAGTGCTTTGTCTCCAGAACGTTTCAGTCCTTGTCCTTTAATTGAAGTAAGCAAGGCTGAAGACGTGCCGTGATACCAAGTATCACCCGTTGCGAAACCATTTTCTGATAGCAGCGTTTTTGCATCTTGTAGGTGTTTAGGTATTGAAGTCATAGGCACTCTCAATCAAAAGAAATATCAACAAACAGGAATCTCAACAACATGAATACAGTTAGCTTAAACAGATGTTGCTTAGCTGACCGTGGTGTAGAACACAATTCTTAGACTTTGAGATAAAGCCGGCAGTACAAGCTTTATCTCAAAGCCTTCCCCCGGATCTTACCTAAGTAAGAGAGAAGGGCGGGGGAGGCTTTAGTGCTAGCGATTAATCAAATTGGTTAGACGTATTCGCTTCGCCCGCTGCTTTTAGTGCATTCTCACCAGCGAAGTACTCTTTGTGGTCATCACCGATGTCTGAACCAGACATGTTTTGGTGTTTAACACATGCGATGCCTTGGCGGATCTCTTTACGTTGAACATTTGCAACGTAACCCAACATGCCTTGGTCGCCGAAGTACTCTTTCGCAAGGTTGTCGGTAGACAGCGCTGCAGTGTGGTAAGTCGGTAGCGTAATCAAGTGGTGGAAGATACCTGCTTCACGAGATGCGTCCGCTTGGAATGTACGAATCTTCTCATCAGCACTTGCAGACAGTTCAGTTTCATCGTATTCCGCGCTCATTAGGTTTGCACGGTCGTAAGCAGATACATCTTTACCTTCAGCAACCAATGCATCGTAAGCTTGTTGACGGAAGTTTAGCGTCCAGTTGAATGATGGAGAGTTGTTGTAAACCAGTTTCGCGTTAGGGTGAACTTCGCGAACGCCGTCCATCATCTCTTTGATTTGGCCAATGTGTGGCTTCTCAGTCTCAATCCAAAGTAGGTCAGCACCTGCGTTGATTGCTTCAATACAGTCGAATACACAACGGTCTTCACCAGTACCTTGGCGGAATTGGTACAAACCTGAAGGTAGACGCTTAGGTCGAACTAGCTTACCGTCACGGTTAAAGCAAACGTCGCCTTCTGCCATATCTGCAACATCGATCTCTTCAACATCTAGGTATGAGTTGTAGATATCACCTTGGTCGCCCGGCTCTTTCACTACTGCGATTTCTTTTGTTAGGCCAGCACCTTGAGAATCGGTACGAGCAACAATAACGCCGTTGTCGATTCCCAGTTCAAGGAAAGCGTAACGAAGTGCGCGAAGTTTTGCGTGGAAGTCAGCGTGTGGAACCGTTACTTTGCCGTCTTGGTGACCACATTGCTTCTCATCGGCAACTTGGTTTTCAATTTGTAGACAACATGCGCCCGCTTCAATCATCTGCTTAGCCATTAGGTAAGTCGCTTCTGCGTTACCGAAACCAGCATCGATATCGGCAATGATTGGCACCACGTGTGTTACGTGATTGTCGATTTTGTCTTGGATAAGGTCTTGTTGGTTAACATCGCCCGCTTCACGTGCAGCGTCTAGCTCACGGAATAAACCACCCAGTTCACGTGCATCAGCTTGGCGCAGGAATGTGTATAGTTCTTCTACTAGGCCAGCAACCGATGTTTTTTCATGCATTGATTGGTCTGGAAGTGGACCAAAGTCTGAGCGAAGTGCTGCAACCATCCAACCTGATAGGTATAGGTAGCGGCGATCTGTCTTGCCATCAAAGTGCTTCTTAATAGAAATCAGCTTTTGTTGACCGATAAAACCATGCCAGCAACCTAAAGACTGAGTGTATTGAGAGCTGTCTTTATCGTAAGCCTCCATATCCGCACGCATGATATCTGCCGTGTATTGCGCGATATCTAGACCTGTTTTGAATTTGTTTTGAGCTCGCATACGAGCAGCAGATTCAGCATTGATTGCATCCCATGGAGCACCTGCAGCGCTTTTTGCAACTTCTATCATTTCGATATCTTGTGTAATTTGCGACATAACTATTCCTTAGTTTCACGTGGGGTATGGTTGCCAAATTGGCTTGGATTAAAACTTTGCTATGGACAAAGAATAACCATGCATGTGATAATTTTGTTAATTTATAGTTATTATATTCGGTATTTTTCTTATGAATATTGCTCGTATAGACCTTAATTTACTTGTGTATTTAGACATGTTGCTACGTGAAAGAAACGTTACACGAGCGGCAAATCAATTAGGAATAACTCAACCAGCCATGAGTAATGGACTGCGCCGATTGCGTGATCTGTTTGAAGATCCACTATTGGTGAGAACCAGTGAAGGGATGGTACCGACCGAGCGAGCGCAAAAGTTGCAGCCACTGATTCGAAACATCTTGGCGAATGTAGAGAAGACACTGCAGCCGACCACAGAGTTTAACGCAGAAGACAGTGAACGCGTGTTTCGTATCATGGCGAGTGACTATGCAGAGTCGACCATTATTCAACCTCTTCTGAAAAGGTTAAGTGAGATCGCACCGAAAATACGACTGGATATCATGACGCCAAGTGACGTGAGTTATCAGGATGTAGAGCAAGGTACCGTTGATATAATTATCAACCGATTTGACGATATTCCTCAGTCTTTTCACCAGATGAGCCTTTGGCACGACGGGTTTTCTTGTCTATTTAGTTGTGACAACCCGATAGCCGACAACTTCGATATTTTGTCTTATTTAAAGGCGCAACATATTTGGGTAAGTAAGACCGGCATGGGAACGGGAGTGGGGATCAACCCAAGCGAAGCACAAAAGCTTGGTTGGATAGATGAAGCACTAATGCGCATTGGTAAAACCCGTAACATCACGGTGTTTACGCGACACTACTTGTCGGCGATTCTCTTCGCACAACAGAAGAACCTGATCCTGACTATTCCTACCAAAGCGGCTCAACTGCAGCGCAATAACCCTAGATTGTTGATCAAGCCTGCGCCATTTGCGATTGAACCCTTTGAGGTGAAGATGGCGTGGAGTCCATTGTTACAAACCAATCCAGACCATCAGTGGATGCGTCGTTTGATTAAAAGTGTCGCTAACGAAATCGAGAGTGGAGTGACGGAATAACACAGTTTGTAGGGTATTTTTTATATGAATATCCAATATAACCGGCATAAATTAGCTAAATTCATGTCCGTTAAGTAAGTTTAATTCAGTAAAGTAAATTTGAGCTAGTCACGAAAATTTATTGAGTAGCCATCAGTTAGTTTGAGAGAGATTTTATGAGCAGTCGTATTCAACAGGGAAGCTTGAACATTGATAGCACCCTCTACCAATTAATTAATGAGCAGGTAATTCCTGGAACAGGCATTGTCGCTGAAGACTTTTGGCAATCATTTGCAACCATCCTTGAAGATTTGGCGCCAAAGAATCGCGCATTGCTTATCAAGCGCGAAGATCTTCAACATCAAATTGACGTTTGGCATCAAGAGCGTGCTGGGCAAACGCTAGATCTTGTAGAGTACAAACAGTTCTTACAGCAGATCGGTTATTTGGTTCCTGAAGGCGATGACTTTCAAGTGACGACAGCGAGCGTAGAACCTGAGATCGCAACACAAGCTGGGCCGCAGCTTGTGGTGCCAATCATGAACGCACGTTTTGCACTTAACGCAGCCAATGCGCGTTGGGGCAGCCTATATGATGCGCTCTACGGAACGGACGTGATCAGTGAAAGTGATGGCGCGGAAAAGGGCGGAAGCTTTAACCCTGTTCGTGGCGCTAAAGTAGTGAGCTATGCTCGCGGGTTCCTTGATGACGCCGCGCCGCTGAATGGTGTTTCTCATAAAGACGTGACCAAATACAGCATCAGCAATGTGAGCATTGGCAACACGCTGACAGCAACGCTAGATAATGGCGAAGAAGTCACGCTAATTGATCGCAACCAATTTATTGGTTATCAAGGAGACGCAAGCTCGCCTTCTTGTATCCTGCTTAAACACAATAATCTCCATATCGAAATTCAAATCGACCCGAGCGCACCAATTGGTAGCGTTGATGTGGCGGGTGTTAAAGATGTGCTGGTGGAATCGGCACTGACCACGATTATGGATTGCGAAGATTCTGTAGCCGCAGTTGATGGTGAAGACAAAGCATTGGCTTACCGCAACTGGTTAGGCTTAATGAAGGGCGACCTGCAAGAGTCGCTAGAGAAAAACGGCAAAACCATCGTTCGTAACCTAAACCCTGATCGTCAATACACCAGTGTGACGGGTGGTGAAATCTCACTTAAAGGTCGCAGCATGTTGTTCATACGCAACGTGGGCCACCTAATGACTAACCCTGCGATTATTGATGCCGAAGGTAATGAAGTGCCTGAAGGTATCATGGATGGCATGGTGACATCACTTATCGCAATGCACGATTTAAAGGGTAATAGCCCTTACCAAAACTCGACCGCGAACAGCATCAATATTGTTAAACCTAAGATGCATGGCCCTGAAGAAGTGGCTTTCACCAATGAGTTGTTTGGTCGCATTGAAGATGCATTAGGTTTAGATCGCTTCACCATCAAAGTCGGCATCATGGACGAAGAGCGTCGTACCTCTGTGAACTTGAAAGAATGTATTCGTGCAGCTAAAGATCGTGTTGTGTTCATCAACACAGGTTTCTTAGACCGTACCGGCGATGAGATTCACACCAGTATGGAAGCGGGTCCTTTTGCTCCTAAAACACAGTTGAAAACCATGACATGGATTGGCGCATACGAAGATCAAAACGTTGATCTTGGCTTAGCTTGTGGCCTGCAAGGTAAAGCCCAGATTGGTAAAGGTATGTGGCCAGAGCCAGATAATATGGCCAAGATGATGGACGCGAAAATCGGACACCCACAAGCCGGTGCAAATACCGCTTGGGTTCCTTCTCCAACTGCGGCGACTCTGCATGCCTTGCACTATCACAAGGTGAGTGTTCCTAGCCGTCAGAAAGAGCTTCGTGAGCGTGTGAGAGCAAATGTTGACGATATTCTTACTATCCCGCTGCTAGGCAACCAAAAGCTTACTGCTCAAGATATCCAAAAAGAACTGGACAACAATACGCAAGGTATTCTTGGTTACGTAGTTCGTTGGATAGACCAAGGCGTAGGTTGTTCGAAAGTGCCTGATATTAACGATGTAGGGTTAATGGAAGACCGTGCGACGCTGCGTATTTCAAGCCAACACATCGCTAACTGGTTACGTCATGGTATTTGCGAGGAAGCCCAAGTAATGAAAACCATGAAGCGCATGGCAGCAGTGGTTGATGAGCAAAATGCAGGGGATCCAAGCTACCAAAACATGACGCCTGATTTTGAAAACAGCATTGCGTTTTCAGCAGCGTGTCAGTTGGTATTTGAAGGCTGTGCTCAGCCGAGTGGTTATACCGAGCCAGTGTTACACGCGATGCGTCTAAAGCTGAAAGCGCAGAGTGCTTGAGTCGGAAAGTGCTAAATCGCAGATAAGCGAAAGCACAAAAAGCCTAAATCACTGAAATAGCAAAGTGACCTAATAATAAAAATAGAGAAAGAAAAATACTAAAAAAAGACCCCCCCTTTAACCGAGCCCAAGGTGCCGCGCTTCATAGCGCGGCTTTTTTTTAGCTTTTAGTTAGATACAGGATCTGAGATTGAATGCGGGATCAGAGATTAGAAGTGAAAAACAGTTATCTTTCTCCCACCAAACCTAATTTTCGCCAAAACCTTAGTTACCACCGAAACATAGATACTTAATATCCATGTACTCGTCGATGCCTTCTTTAGCACCTTCACGGCCAATGCCTGACTGTTTAACCCCACCGAAAGGTGCAACCTCAGTTGAGATCATGCCGTCATTAATGCCAACCATACCGTACTCAAGTGCTTCTGCTACCTTCCACACTCGGTGGATATTCTGGCTGTAGAAGTAAGACGCCAAGCCATAAATGGTGTCGTTCGCCATTTCGATCAGCTCTTCATCGCTGTCGAACTTCATAACCGGAGCGACAGGGCCAAAGATCTCTTGTTGAACGATGTCCATATCGTGCTTCACGTCTTTGAGAATGACAGGCTGAATGAACAAGCCCGCAAGCTCTTGAGTTGGGGTGACAGGTTGTGCACCTTGTTCAATGGCACGATCAATCAAACCTTGAATGTTTTGTTTCGCTCTTTCACTGATCACAGGGCCAATGTTGACGCCCGCGTCTAAGCCGTTACCAATTTTAAGTTGCTGTACCGCTTGGTCAAATTTAGCCACAAACTCATCGTGCACTTTGCTATGAACATAGAATCGGTTAGCACAAACACAGGTTTGGCCTGCATTACGGAATTTCGAAGCCATTGCGCCTTGAACCGCAGCATCGATATCGGCATCGTCAAACACGATAAACGGAGCATTACCGCCAAGTTCCATCGAGGTGCGTTTGATGCCTTTTGCCGCTTGAGCCATCAAGATACTGCCGACGCGGGTCGACCCAGTGAAAGAGATTTTTTTGATAAGCGGATGCGAAGTGAATAGGTTGCCCACTTGTTCAGGGCTTTCACCAAGAACGACTTGGAGCAGATCTTTAGGGATACCCGCTTGATAAGCCAGTTCAACCACAGCAAAAGCAGAAAGCGGTGTCTCATCCGAAGGTTTCACTACAAAGCTACAACCCGCTGCTAAGGCAGGAGCCGCTTTACGAGTGATCATTGCAATCGGGAAGTTCCATGGCGTAATCGCACATGCGACACCAATAGGCTGCTTGATGGTCACCAAGCGTTTGCCAGCGACTGTGCTAGGAATGGAATCACCATAAGTGCGCTTCGCTTCTTCCGCAAACCACTCAATGAAGCTCGCGCCATACACGACTTCACCTGTCGCCTCGGCTAACGGCTTGCCCTGTTCCATTGTCATGATTCGAGCAAGGTCATCCTTGTTTTCGAGGATCAACTGGTGCCAGCGATGAAGCAGTGCTGCACGAGATTTAGCAGGAATTTTTGCCCACTCTTTCTGCGCTACATTAGCTCGTTCAATCGCGCTCGCTAACTCTGT
This window harbors:
- a CDS encoding malate synthase G, with amino-acid sequence MSSRIQQGSLNIDSTLYQLINEQVIPGTGIVAEDFWQSFATILEDLAPKNRALLIKREDLQHQIDVWHQERAGQTLDLVEYKQFLQQIGYLVPEGDDFQVTTASVEPEIATQAGPQLVVPIMNARFALNAANARWGSLYDALYGTDVISESDGAEKGGSFNPVRGAKVVSYARGFLDDAAPLNGVSHKDVTKYSISNVSIGNTLTATLDNGEEVTLIDRNQFIGYQGDASSPSCILLKHNNLHIEIQIDPSAPIGSVDVAGVKDVLVESALTTIMDCEDSVAAVDGEDKALAYRNWLGLMKGDLQESLEKNGKTIVRNLNPDRQYTSVTGGEISLKGRSMLFIRNVGHLMTNPAIIDAEGNEVPEGIMDGMVTSLIAMHDLKGNSPYQNSTANSINIVKPKMHGPEEVAFTNELFGRIEDALGLDRFTIKVGIMDEERRTSVNLKECIRAAKDRVVFINTGFLDRTGDEIHTSMEAGPFAPKTQLKTMTWIGAYEDQNVDLGLACGLQGKAQIGKGMWPEPDNMAKMMDAKIGHPQAGANTAWVPSPTAATLHALHYHKVSVPSRQKELRERVRANVDDILTIPLLGNQKLTAQDIQKELDNNTQGILGYVVRWIDQGVGCSKVPDINDVGLMEDRATLRISSQHIANWLRHGICEEAQVMKTMKRMAAVVDEQNAGDPSYQNMTPDFENSIAFSAACQLVFEGCAQPSGYTEPVLHAMRLKLKAQSA
- a CDS encoding NAD-dependent succinate-semialdehyde dehydrogenase, which codes for MLNIDNQHLLSFMVTEANNAVAVTNPATDELIGHAPISSETELASAIERANVAQKEWAKIPAKSRAALLHRWHQLILENKDDLARIMTMEQGKPLAEATGEVVYGASFIEWFAEEAKRTYGDSIPSTVAGKRLVTIKQPIGVACAITPWNFPIAMITRKAAPALAAGCSFVVKPSDETPLSAFAVVELAYQAGIPKDLLQVVLGESPEQVGNLFTSHPLIKKISFTGSTRVGSILMAQAAKGIKRTSMELGGNAPFIVFDDADIDAAVQGAMASKFRNAGQTCVCANRFYVHSKVHDEFVAKFDQAVQQLKIGNGLDAGVNIGPVISERAKQNIQGLIDRAIEQGAQPVTPTQELAGLFIQPVILKDVKHDMDIVQQEIFGPVAPVMKFDSDEELIEMANDTIYGLASYFYSQNIHRVWKVAEALEYGMVGINDGMISTEVAPFGGVKQSGIGREGAKEGIDEYMDIKYLCFGGN